TGCTCGGCATCCTGTTCTCTGCGGTGCAGGCCTATGAGTACAGCGTCGCGCCGTTTCCCTTTGCCGGACTGAACTACAGCTCGTCCTTCTACATGGCGACCGGCTTTCACGGCTTCCATGTTCTGGTCGGCACGATCTTCCTGATCGTCTGCCTCGTGCGCGCCTATATGGGCCACTTCACCCCGAAACAGCATTTCGGCTTCGAAGCGGCAGCCTGGTACTGGCATTTTGTCGATGTCGTCTGGCTGTTCCTGTTCGCCGTGGTCTATGTCTGGGGCGGCTGGGGCGCGCCGGTGCACTGATCGGGTGCGTATCCAAAACAAAGAAGGGGCGGCCGGACGATGGTTCGGCTGCCCTTTTCTTTGCAGCCAGGATTCATAACCGATGACCCGTATCCCGATTCTCCCGACCATCATCGTCGCCGCCGCAATCGCCACCATGATCGCGCTGGGCGTGTGGCAGCTTGGCCGTGCGGATGAAAAGGCGGCGCTGTTGGCACGCTATCAAGCTGCTGCGGCGGGGCAGCCGGTGCACGACTGGCCGCAAATGCCCGATGCTGATGACCTGCCGCTCTATCGGCGCTCGGGCTTTGCCTGTGCAGAGGTGACCAGCTGGCGTTCCACCAGTGGCCGCAATGCCAAGGGACGTGCAGGATGGGTGCATATCGCCACCTGCCGCATCGCCGGTGACGCAGAGGCGCAGCTTCAGAC
Above is a genomic segment from Pseudomonadota bacterium containing:
- a CDS encoding SURF1 family protein; the encoded protein is MTRIPILPTIIVAAAIATMIALGVWQLGRADEKAALLARYQAAAAGQPVHDWPQMPDADDLPLYRRSGFACAEVTSWRSTSGRNAKGRAGWVHIATCRIAGDAEAQLQTGWSLQPQTPTWQGGAVTGIIAPDGNALIRLVADPAVAGLEASAQPSPADLPNNHLSYAVQWFLFAAMAGIIYALALRQRLLRRA